In Oncorhynchus tshawytscha isolate Ot180627B linkage group LG01, Otsh_v2.0, whole genome shotgun sequence, the genomic stretch GGTAACAGAGGACATACCAACACGGGcaatcagagaggctttatgCTTTTTCGTCTGCTGATGTTCTACCACTGCCGTTCTTCACCGTAACCATATCTTTAcctttcctcctctgtctccttcacacttcttcctatccagtcttcctcctctccttcctctccactgcTACTGCTATCCATGAAcatttctaaatatattttcacactacTTATTATAATGCCAAACCATTAAAATTGTAATCTACAAAAATATTCTCTGAATAAATTGTGCATTCATTTAATAtaatcatattttcaaaatagcccGTCCACTGCATGTTTACATGTGAACGTTTTTTAACCTAGCTACcataacagtagctagctaacctagctagctaacttagtcgacatagctaacgttagctagcataacCTATTTAAAACCTTATAGAGCAGATCATCTATCTATATAATACATTGTGACATAACATCACTAGCTAGTATCTCAAACGATTGTAATTTACCTGGCTTGAAAATACGTTTGTGGTAATGTTGTGGATTCACTTGACACATGCTAGCTTCTGGACGAGTTTTCCATAGCAGCTTTCTCTAAAACTATCGCGAGCAAGTagttagtagaagaagaagagtgaaTGAAACTGCTATAGCGAGCAGCCCCCTCTCTTGGCCTAAACAAGCACAACGCGATTGATACGTCAACCCGTAGGCTCTGCTGCCCGGTCTTTCTTGCCAAGTAAAATATTTCACTTTGCGGTCTGTTTTTTAACGCACAGTTAAAAACGGGGACGTCTGGTCACcctaccttacagtgaaatgcttacttacaagcccttaattaaccaacaatgcagttttaagaaaatactttttttttttaaagtatgagataattataacaataatgcttaaagagtagcagtaaatAACATTACTTTAGTTCATTTGGTGGCagtaatgcaacatattggatATATTGGATGTCAACCGTCATTAAACAGGGTTTTCAGTAGAACCCTGTCCACCCATCCAGCAGGTGGCGGTAAAGGGCGAGCGGAAGGTTGGTTCTTGATGTTCTTCTAATCAGATGAGGAAGACAAAAATACTGTACAAGTCGTGttagaatactcatactaacatactgtatactacatacttaatgagtatatactacatactattagttcattttagtatactgtaaacgaatGGTATCGTTCATGTATTGAGCGTACTAGAGCTTCGCCTGTCTatcggaagttgatgctgttgctatgcaacctcttgctagcttgttagcatgaCAAATGAGTAGCCAGACATTTTACGATTTTGGGTGTGTtggtaaattcaatctggagtgccagagtgcactctgggcgttcgtaaatcATTGTCAGATTGTCAGTTCATAAATTCagtgtttcgctctcggagcgcacACAGGGAGCTCTGGCCAAAGGGGGTGGATCGAGCgttcaacggcagtcaagcacccaagcgtTTCAAGGCTGTGTTCAAACAATGATTTTTCAATGACCAGCTCAATTAATCCttaccattgtgacaatgagtcgtcataatgctgcatAAACTGTACATTAGCCCAGGGGCGTTGGCAGACACAATATAAGTAACTTCAATTATGTCCCCCTAATTGCCCTGAATACCTCTGTTGATcgtacagctattgtatgcagtaatcatgagcctatgaaccagagttataccaAATATGTTCTATGTATGCGTaggactcaacactatacacgtcagctactacagcaactgaaatgactgcaacattgaacaaagagctgcagttagtggGGAGCAAGGTATAAGTTGGTCctacatatttcaaaaactaaaagcattgtatttgggacaaatcattcactaagccctaaacctcaactacatctcgtaATGAATAATGCGAAAATTGAgtaagttgaggtgactaaactgcttggagtaaccctggattgtaaactgtcatggtcaaaacagtagctaaaatggggagaagtatgtccataataaagcgctgctctgccttaacactatcaacaaggcaagtcCTACAGGCCTCAGTTTTGTTGCATCTAGACTAGTATTCAGTAGTGTGGTTAGGTGCCACAAAgtgggacttaggaaaattgcagttggctcagaccAGGGCAGCAAGgttggcccttaaaagtacatggagagctaacattaatgacaccCCTTTAAAATATTATCATGAtaaaacattaatgacatgcatgtcaatctctcatggctcaaaatgGAAGAGAGATcaacttcatcactacttgtttttgtaagaggtgttgacaaaCTGAATGTACCgaactgtctgtttgaactactggcacacagctcggacacccatgcataccccacaagacatgccaccagaggtctcttcacagtccccacgtccagaacagactatgggaggtgcactgtactacatagagccataactacatggaactctattccacatcaggtaactcatgtaaacagtagaatcagatttaaaaaacaggtaaaaatacaccttatggaacagcggggaatgtgaagacacacacaaaggtacagacacacacattgggATATTGTTGTATAGTGGTATcaaacattttgtattgtatatatgtagtactgtaatgttatatgatgtactgttttatctttatAATTATATGTAATGCAAGTGCTTTAATATGTTTGGACCCCATGAAGAGGGATCGCTAATAAACGTTggttagctacttccagacacaaatgagagaacacttcactctgaccattttactcggcCTAAGCAGGGCTGGTTCGGCAGTTTTCATGTTAtgcagttttcatgttatccagagcattggtgactaactgtgttgcTGGCAACAATATAATTCGGctttttttgccgacgtttactgacaccggccatattcaaccggTATTCACCAGTTATTCTGGCTCTGCCACACTCAGATGAGAGcactctgaaattggagtagatagccggaattaacaatgtccattgaaACGAGCAATGGCTATACCACTTAACGtgaactcaccccattccgtatacaaatgtgcgcaaccccaacattcaaacgaggctacaaagaatactaatgggactgtagtggctgtgttgacttcaaaatcgggggtgtgaactaggtttctattcaagcgttgatcgacatggtaatggttCTATAGTATTTCAGAAAAGTTGAAAGAACGGACCCTCTGTTACATCGTggcgtgtcatgtcgtaacgtacagcacgcataaagcaactatttctgtctttcaatctctctccaccaggtgtagcacttctctcatcctctaAAAACGAGAAATGGACAGTGGCGGGGTAAGGGGGGgttacctagtcattttttgcgtcattttttgcatcatcattgcatgcgatcatcattctcaaagccgctgtttacttctaagatcattttagcaccgccctaaaaacgcAAAAATTCggcacaaaccttcaaatagatatgtaatgacacattatataaactctttttagtgttttatttacattttagaggcgataaggtgataagttggacagatcgagtgaaaaaaagccattttcccacacgacatctctccttactatcacgcattagtttcacttccccacctgccatttttaaaaagaccagacggggctcattgcctgcttgaattatgctgAAACAGGCAGTGtgtaggtcatgtaattgattctgttggaaaggggagaaattgtgctttacaatggtattgacattacagttgatctggaagtattacgtttttggggtgcTAAAATAAAGCAATTGTATGGACCAAGgtgatgtacgagtttacgttagCTAATAATGTGAATAATCacgtcaataaacgttgggtagttagatagcaGATAGTTCATATACTgcctggcaagtttgatgtaacattattagtagccaactagagttaggtaactagctaacataccggtacatactgcggTAAGGATAGCAttgctaacaaattgtcagccaacgtaacttatttgaaaaattGCTCAACATTTGCCATAATTAGTTAATGCAATTCATTTGTATCCGCTCTCGTCGGACTTTGCCTGCATATTTTCCTCAATTTTCTTCAAATTTGAAAACGTTGAAGCCACGTCCATTTTCTGAAGACTTGCATTATGGGCCGTAAAAGCACGGAAATGGTGTCCACTGCTTTTTTTtcttattaacaacaaatcaatacagaaaGTACATGAGGGAACAAGTATATATAGATTATATACAATGGACATCGAGCtaggggtacaatatcacattacaattacacaaggaccttaagggacatacatacacttaCAATTTGAACCGCTTTTTTGTTAGAGTATTTAACTGTCTTAAAatagttcaatttctttttgtagggtaagaaaatgtttttttgtttgtaaatttacatttgtgtatatgaaatgtggccaaaagaataatgaaattaatgacataaaaatgtttcagcttattttAAATCGCATGTAAAGAATCtaagcagtacatctctccacaatagtgtaaaatcttcataaatgtgttcaattataaatctactgatgtcttgacacagttttcttacatgaatacaatgccaaaaaagatgcaacactgtttctgggtggttattacaaaaggagcaatttaagttgttttccttaaacttattcatatagtggttggcaggataatatttgtgaataaaaacattttaacattttgttaacaagtaggtatgtgtgtggcaacatccaaacttttttccaacagatattatcaataaatccattctaataaggcatgacataaggtatagatacaacatcctgctgaaacaaggttcatatcgctctgttgttgaatggaccaaaagagaaacaaatctttcctgatgagtcaacagggtcaatagaaggtaggctcggagggtcaggtcttgacacgttcctgaataacagagcaacacctgagggaatagcatctaaaacaattgcaaaatctttaggtgttacagggaccttgtaaagtgataagaattccttataactgagtaaaataccctctgcatttaccagttggctcaccaataggatattatttcggaaccaatattctaaaaacaaagaagtatttttatacaatatatcccgattattccatataatatctgtgtggagaaaaattgtgtttataaattaaggaccatgacaagaaaacctgccgatgaaaagcagaaagtttcactggaattttgtcaatattataattgcaaaacatgaagttaaggccaccaaaagtagagaagacatgatgaggacatggtgtccactgcttgtatactttgtattttggcgaatttggtacacatccgggaacttttggcatactaactgtATCCATattatgaccaataagcatacgaTATACTCACGTCACAAATAGTACGATTAGTATTATGTATTCGAACACACCTCAGTAAAATTATACGAAATGTTTTTGATTTAGCTAGCTATGTCTTTGCACCTTTAGAATAGTTACCGTAATAACACAGACAACAATTATGGTATTATGGACAATTACGTCGGTATGAAGGGGCAATGGTAGAATACCGTTGTTGTGAGCCAGCCTGGGTCAATGGACGAGAGGACTTGAACTAAGACAGTACAATATGGTTTAGAAACTCTGCTTGAAATGTGTGGCTAACAGACCTCTGAGTTAATTAGCTACTCAGGGCAGCTAACGTTAGATAGCTTGCACTACAACCCACACTTCAAGAATTACGGCTCAAGTTAAACTTTTGTATAACCTAGCTAGCTTCTTCCGGTGCCACCAGGTAGGTCTGCAATCCTTGCATTATTAAACTGGGTGAGAATGATGAGTCAGTGGCGCTGGTGATGAACGTGAGAAGACGCCTGTACAAACTAGCTAGTCAACTTTATAGGAAGGTGTCTCTTGTTTTGACTGTAATTAAACGGAATAAACAAAAGTTGAATTATTAATTTAGTCATTGTTGACTTTCTGTCATTATGCATGTAGCCTGACTTTTGTCTGTAAAATCATTGAAAAGGGGATTCTACAATCATGGGAATGTCCAAACGGACCTTACCACACTACAATTAAAAGTCTGTTTATCTTTGATTGAACTAGGAAACTGTCATATATGGTATCTGCTGGTGCCCCTGGTCTTGCGGACAAATAGAGCATTGTGTTGCTGTTTTTGAGCCAGTAGGAGGCCAGCATGTTTGTCTGGCCACAGTGTCAGTGTAAGCTAATTGTTCTTCACACCACTGAAGCTTGTCTCCAGTGCCTGACCACAGGAGCAAGAGTTGCAGCCATTTGGCCCATTGGTCCTTCCTTTGAATGTTTCAAGACTGCCCCCTCACCTTGAAGTGCCTAACTATTATCTCCTCTCCCTGCAGACCAGAGTGACCCTGCTGTCCTCAACATGGTGTCGTCCAGGCTGAAGTACCTGTCTCTGTGGGTGCTGGTGTTCCAGACCACCTTCCTGGTGCTGGCCATGCGCTACTCCCGCACACTACAGGGGGATGGCCCCCGCTACCTGGCCTCCTCTGCTGTGGTGGTGGCTGAGCTCATGAAGATCATCACCTGTGTGCTGCTCATATTCAAGGAGCACAGTGAGTGTCCTCAAAGAAAATACAACTGTTTAAAAATATACATGTGCAAGTATACATTTAGGGAAGCTGACCCTCCATTTGTCTCCCTCTCAAGTTTCAAGTTGTATTAGTCATATATGTACATGATACACATGGCATACactgtccaatgaaatgctttcttctctcactctcctgcCTGGCTCTGTTTCTCAGGCTACAATGTTCGGGCTCTGAACAGTATTCTGAGGCAAGAGATCACTCACAAGCCGAAAGAGACCCTGAAGCTGGCCATTCCTTCTGGGATCTACACCCTACAGAACAACCTGCTCTATGTGGCTCTGTCCAACCTGGACGCTGCCACCTACCAGGTAAGACAACCTGTTATGGAGTGtgtgcacaggaggttggtggcaacttTAAtttgggaggacaggctcatagtaatgactggagtggaatgagtgaaatggtttccatgtgtttgatgccattgcatttgctccgttccagctattattatgagccattctcccctcagcagcctccactgagtgtgtgtgtgtgtgtctgttttgtaATTGTGTGGACACACGCATATGTTTCTGTGTGGGATATCTACTTGTGTCTGGGGTAGTGTACTTTTTATGGTCTCTAAATGGTGTCCCCTGCtttccccttgtctctctccaccaggtgacGTACCAGCTGAAGATCCTCACCACAGCCCTGTTCTCAGTGTCCATGCTGGGCCGGAGGCTGGGTGTGTACCAGTGGCTCTCCCTGCTCATCCTCATGGCTGGGGTCGCACTTGTGCAGGTAAACTCTACTCTAACTCCTTTACAATCCACTTTTTTGAAACCTGCATTTACACACTTCAGTGACTAAATTGTTTtagtgcaagtgtgtgtgtttttgtgtgtccgATGTCTAGTGGCCCTCCGAATCCCTCGGGGCCCCTGAGAAGGAGCAGATGTCTGATGGGTCCCAGTTTGTGGGCGTGGTGGCGGTGCTGGTGGCCTGCTGCTCCAGTGGCTTCGCTGGGGTTTATTTTGAGAAGATCCTCAAAGAGACCAAACAGAGCGTCTGGATCCGCAACATCCAACTGGGTCAGCATGAAAGGTTTCTACTATAGTAGGGTTTTCTTGCTATAAGGGAATTTTTCATCCCAGAATTACCCCATTATTTTTAAAGGTATGTTGTTTATGACAGAGCTCCAGTATCTCTACCGGGTCCTTGAAAGGAGGTTTTACAGTGTTTTTTCCTTTTCACTGCACAGAAACCCTGTTTGTCTCTCAGCTCCTTTTCTGCCAAATGAGTCTTCCTGCTGAGTTTATTTTTACCTCTGAACGTGTGAAGCGTGTGTTAATTCTCCTGTGATTCATTTCCTGGTGTGAACTTGTGCTAGTTTCCTGTATCAAGTGTATGTACAGAGAAGAGACTTGATTCATCCTCATAAGGAATGGATGAGTGTAGTGTTTTTGGCATGAATGTATTCATGTCTATGCATGTAGACATGATTTGTCTTTGATTTCCAGTCAAGCACCACAGGTTATTGGTTTTTTTATTAATGCGGGCAGGGTTATGCTAAATCTGCTTTCCTATCAATCCTACATCAGTTCAAACTGCCATATCATCTGACCTGTGTGTCTGGCTGTAGGAATGTTTGGCCTGGTGTTTGGTCTGATGGGGATGTTTGCATACGATGGGGAGAGAGTCCGAGAATCTGGGATGTTCAAGGGATACAACACAATCACCTGGACAGTGGTGGCTCTGCAGGTACATCTCACTATTGTCTTTTCACTTCACCTATCAGCTTTAGGTCAAATTTAGCCAAATGCAATACTAATTCGCAAGCTACCAATGAGGAGAAATAATGTTCCGTTTTTTATAAGTATATGGTTTCAGAGGCGAGAGTGTTACCCACTTAACCAGACTCTGGTCAAATAGTATTCTGTTTTAAGTGAAAAAGCTTGTTCTGTTAATATTGCAGAATGAATATTGCCATGCCTCTTTACTAAGGGAATATTGCTTGATCTGATTCCAAATGTATAAGCCTAGCAGTATTATAGTGTCCGTTTTGCCCAAACTACCCCACTCTGCTCATCCAGTCCATGTCTGGTGTGTGTTTCTCTAGGCACTAGGAGGGCTGGTTATAGCAGCTGTCATCAAGTATGCAGACAACATCCTGAAGGGCTTTGCCACGTCACTCTCCATCATCCTGTCAACACTCATATCCTACTTCTGGCTTGAGGACTTTGAACCCACAAGGTACACACATTCTAGCCAGGTTATTTCAATTTCCTATTTTAATGTCCCTTGGCTCTGACACGTGTAATGCTgtgtttttaatttatttgtgtCCTCTCCAGTGTGTTCTTCCTTGGTGCAGTACTTGTCATCGTGGCCACCTTCCTGTATGGCTACGAGGATAAGCCATCCCCCAACCCCAGCCGTGCCTAGAGGACATCACCGAGGACCGAAGGGGATGTCAGggaagagaaaagaagaggagaagaaaacagtggagcagaagagagaaaagaggagcaAAGGACACTAGCCTAGAGGCATTGTTGACATGGGCCTCAGACACTGTGGCTGTGTtttcacaggcagcccaattctgatattttttccactaattggtcttttgaccaatcacatcagatctttttcagagctgatctgattggtcaaaagaccaattagtgaaaaaaatatcagaattgggctgcctgtgaaaACGTGGCTATATGTAAACGCCGGTAcgatgcctgtgtaaacgcagcccaaTAAGTTCCTCGACTAAAAAAGTGTGATCAGGAAGTTGCCACCACAGAGAAATAGACCCATGAGTCATGACCAAGCTCAGCAGTGTACTGGACACACCTGCCAGGCAGGTTATTGCACTGGGTCAAAACTGGTTGGGTAGGGTCCCCTGTCTTTATATTATTGTCATCATCTTAATAATGAAGATGATGGATAAAACAAAGACACAGGCAGGGAAGTTTTCTGACTTGTGCATTTCCCTGAAGGCCATAATGTTCACTCATGACTTGTGACAATAGTCCGGATGTTTTGGACTCCACAGACATACTGATGAACTATGTTACTGCTTCACTGCTGTAGACCTCTGTACTTTTCCACGCATTGGTGTAATGTGATTTGTGTGTTATTTGGGGAAGTGGGGAAGGTTGACTTTATTACTGTATTTACCAATCATTAGGAACACAAAGTCCATAAAGGAAATGTTTCCTACGTCAAAGACAAGTGTATCATTCTATATCACGACTCTGTTGTTGTAACATTGTGCGTCATATAATGCTCCCTTGTAGAAGTTTTACAAGTGCTCTGAGCCATgatatgaacacacacagtcaaacggATGCACTCCCTATTGTTTTTGCCACTAATACATTTTCTGATTGAGTGCATATTGTGCATGAGACCCCCTGTAACACATACACCCATGAACTGTCAATGTGCAACTGAGGGGGGAAATGATTACGTTTGCAGAGGGATTTAAATAGGTTCTATAAAAAAAGACACATTTTATTTGAATCATTTTATTGAATTAAAAACACTGCTTGCATGCAAAAGCTCCCACCCATCCATTCTGAAACCCTGTAAAGTACCACCCCGTGTTGTCCCACTACATCCTCCAGTCCGAGTCATTCTGTTCTCAGGCACATCTGTTACTGTGAGTGACTGGCTCTCAATGGACGTTTGTCACCATACAGTGGCCACCATACACGGTATGTGATATGACCTCCAATCTAAACAAATGGTTTGTAATATCCCACTCGTCCCTCTTATGATAATGACTTGGGTGTAGTCACAGAGGGGATGTGTACAtaagtgtgtgtctgcatgtgtgtttagtcacagaggggatgtgtgtgtcagtgtaaagGCTAGTATGGTTTGCACCTCAGTAATGAGCAGCATGAGGAGTTCATATTGGTTGCATTCCCCTGTtcagacgttgcatgcatcaaccaatggttgcgtgccacgtCATTAACTGTGTCATCGACTGACAGATTTCTATAACGTAGGGAGCGTCCCTCTGCCCTGGCGTTGCTAACGCCTGCCAGAACTTACGTTTAGATAGGTATTTTACGTATCAGCTaaccatatactgtatgttatggcAATCTGTCAGTCGATGACACAGTTGATGATGTggcattggttgatgcatgcaacatcTGAACAGGGGAACGCAACCATAATGCTGTGGTTAGCTGAAACTTAAAATATTCACacgttgtaagatctggcatgtgTCAGCAAAACCTGGGCAGAGGGACACGCCCATTACATTCTcagtctcctcttcatctactaCCTGGCCTGGCCCACTaagtctcctcttcatctactaCCTGGCCTGGCCCACTCAGTCTGCTCTTCATCTACTACCTGGCCTGTCCCACTCAGTCTGCTCTTCATCTACTACCTGGCCTGGCCCACTCAGTCTCCTTTCTGCATCTGAAAAATTGatttccaaaatgctatatccaccaattttttacatttgtattttttcacCAGAAATGATTTTTCACCTTCATGTGTGTATAAAATATAACTTTTCTCATATTTTTTATTCATAGATTTTAGATATGtatgaaatgttttttggggggaaaacgctatatatccattgtttagctcGAATGGAATGTTtctatcctgtatatttgactgtgatatgtggttgtctcacctagctatcttaagatgaatgcacttactgtaagtagctctggataagagcatctactaaattactaaaatgtcaaatgtaaatgttttacatatagATCTCATATTACTATGTTGAATTATttttgtaaaataaaatatataaagatATCACATATGTATCATTTgtacatttctttattaaaaatgtagcTATTTGTTACATTTCATTCTATAAAACCTAGCATAACTACTTATTTCTCAGAGAGTGAGgtggatatatagcattttgcacaacaaaaatataatttgtctctctgaaatgaaaccatcaagtgatagattcAAACAAAtgcatgtctgtcattgaacatgccatgattagatagtgaaaaaacacatACATCTCTTTCAAtatttctttaaacaataaaagctaacttaccaacatttctgaaaatgaatATATAGCGTTTGTAATGAAACTCATCTACTACCTGGCCTGGCCTACACTGCTGTTCTCATTGGGGCTGCTGTAGATTGCTTTAGAGACCCTGTCTTTCCCCTCTCCCAGTAACACATCCATCCCTTTCTGTAACTGTACTGAGCATGAAGGCTGACTTTAAATGTACCACAATCTTTGTTCTTACATATAAAATACATTATACACCTCAATACCACCTGTATTATACCCATAAAGCCACATACATGTACTCTTGTGCCTCTCACACCTTCGGCTAGTCTCACATGGCAACGCATTCTCCACATACTGCATTACCTTTAACCAGAGCCAAAGAGTAATGGGGCTCCATTTGAGATACAGCCCTCTACATCACTGTCATAGACCCAGAGCAATCTGTGATTAAAGATGGCTGCTCTGTCATCTCCGTGAGGCAGTATGGTGTGCGATAGGTTACAGGCTGCTCCCCTGGAGTGTAGCCTACTCTGAAGCCTGCTGGGCCTGGCACACCCACAAGTCCTCCTTGCTTCTCCAGGCCAAATTACTTTATTAAGGCAGGGGTCCGTCTGTAGGTCTGTCCTGTATTTAAACCCGATCCAGGCAATGGTCTTCTCCCGCTCTACTCAAAGGCAGTGGTGGAGATTTAAGGCAGGTGTCCATATTGATCTCATCATGGCTGGATGTCCGGTCCCATAGttccacctcccctccctctctccttcgttCTCTACTTAGGAGGGATGACCACCAGAGGCGGGCCCTTCCTGGGCCTCCACATCAGCACCTGGGCGTCGTTGGCGTTGGGCCTCCCCAGGGCGTTGGGGGGGATAGGCTCCATGCGGGTTAGGACGCGGGGCTGGTCCTGGTGCGTCCGGCCCATCAGGGTGGCTCTGGAGCCCAGGGGCATGGAGGGGTCCACCAAGATGTCCACCCTCATCCGCCACTTGACCGTCTGCAGCAGGATCTTCTCCCGCGTGGCTGTGTTGAGGGCCACCAGCCATGTGGTGAAGCTCTGGTCCCTCTTGATGCGGGTGAGCAGGGGCAGGTTACTGTCGCTGATGGGCACTGCCCAGGTCACACTGGG encodes the following:
- the LOC112240708 gene encoding UDP-N-acetylglucosamine transporter isoform X1; protein product: MVSSRLKYLSLWVLVFQTTFLVLAMRYSRTLQGDGPRYLASSAVVVAELMKIITCVLLIFKEHSYNVRALNSILRQEITHKPKETLKLAIPSGIYTLQNNLLYVALSNLDAATYQVTYQLKILTTALFSVSMLGRRLGVYQWLSLLILMAGVALVQWPSESLGAPEKEQMSDGSQFVGVVAVLVACCSSGFAGVYFEKILKETKQSVWIRNIQLGMFGLVFGLMGMFAYDGERVRESGMFKGYNTITWTVVALQALGGLVIAAVIKYADNILKGFATSLSIILSTLISYFWLEDFEPTSVFFLGAVLVIVATFLYGYEDKPSPNPSRA
- the LOC112240708 gene encoding UDP-N-acetylglucosamine transporter isoform X2, with amino-acid sequence MVSSRLKYLSLWVLVFQTTFLVLAMRYSRTLQGDGPRYLASSAVVVAELMKIITCVLLIFKEHSYNVRALNSILRQEITHKPKETLKLAIPSGIYTLQNNLLYVALSNLDAATYQVTYQLKILTTALFSVSMLGRRLGVYQWLSLLILMAGVALVQWPSESLGAPEKEQMSDGSQFVGVVAVLVACCSSGFAGVYFEKILKETKQSVWIRNIQLGQHERNVWPGVWSDGDVCIRWGESPRIWDVQGIQHNHLDSGGSAGTRRAGYSSCHQVCRQHPEGLCHVTLHHPVNTHILLLA